The Bemisia tabaci chromosome 5, PGI_BMITA_v3 genome includes a window with the following:
- the Aldh7A1 gene encoding putative aldehyde dehydrogenase family 7 member A1 homolog: MSATVGLFTKWSVKGSRQQVLLQVSKLFSTDPKDFLINNPEYSFLKQLDLAEENSGVYHGKWDANGQVLTSYSPASRTPIASVREGSLKDLDNCVTAASEAWKLWADLPAPRRGEIVRQIGNALREKIVPLGKLVSLEMGKILPEGIGEVQEYVDICDYAVGLSRSLSGQILPSERPDHALLEQWNPLGVVGVISAFNFPVAVYGWNSAIAMVCGDTLLWKGAPSTPLCSIATTKIVSKVLEENNLPGGIASLCLGGSEIGQAIARDKRIPLVSFTGSCKVGQQVGVEVQQRFGRSILELGGNNAIIVAEDADIDMVIQSAVFACAGTAGQRCTTTRRLIVHKKVYPQVLERLIKAYEKVVQRIGDPLDEKTLYGPLHNADALLKYKKTIEEVQTNGGKIEFGGQIIDRPGFYVEPTIVSGLKHDSPIIKTETFAPIVYVLPTDSVEEAIAWNNEVDQGLSSSIFTENFSTVFKWIGPKGSDCGIVNINIPTNGAEIGGAFGGEKHTGGGRESGSDSWKQYMRRSTVTWNYGKGLTLAQGIKFE; this comes from the exons ATGAGTGCAACGGTGGGACTTTTTACTAAGTGGTCGGTCAAAGGTAGTAGACAGCAAGTCTTGCTGCAAGTTTCTAAGCTTTTCTCAACGGACCCCAAGGACTTTTTAATAAATAACCCAGAATACAGCTTTCTGAAGCAGCTTGATCTCGCAGAAGAAAATTCCGGAGTGTATCACGGAAAATGGGACGCCAATGGACAG GTTCTGACCTCGTACAGTCCAGCCAGCAGAACTCCAATCGCCAGTGTTCGCGAAGGATCGCTGAAGGATTTGGACAACTGCGTCACAGCCGCCTCCGAGGCATGGAAGCTCTGGGCCGATTTGCCGGCCCCGCGAAGAGGAGAAATCGTCAGACAAATAGGAAACGCGTTGCGCGAGAAGATCGTTCCTCTCGGAAAACTAGTTTCTTTAGAAATGG GGAAGATACTGCCTGAAGGAATCGGCGAAGTTCAAGAATACGTAGATATCTGTGATTATGCGGTGGGCTTGTCTAGAAGTTTGTCCGGTCAGATTCTCCCATCAGAGAGACCCGATCATGCATTGCTGGAACAGTGGAATCCTCTTGGTGTTGTAGGTGTCATCTCAGCTTTCAACTTCCCCGTCGCCGTCTACGGTTGGAACAGTGCTATTGCAATG GTTTGTGGGGATACTTTACTTTGGAAAGGAGCGCCAAGCACTCCATTATGCTCCATAGCCACCACCAAAATCGTGTCGAAAGTCCTCGAGGAGAACAATTTACCAGGCGGTATTGCGTCTCTATGTTTAGGAGGTTCCGAAATCGGCCAGGCAATCGCGAGGGACAAAAGGATTCCTTTGGTATCATTCACTGGCAGTTGCAAAGTTGGACAGCAG gtCGGCGTGGAAGTGCAACAACGGTTTGGGCGATCCATCCTGGAGCTCGGTGGCAACAATGCAATAATTGTAGCAGAGGATGCCGACATCGATATGGTAATTCAGTCGGCCGTCTTCGCTTGTGCTGGCACAGCTGGTCAACGATGCACCACTACCAGACGACTCATCGTTCACAAAAAG GTTTACCCGCAAGTTTTGGAAAGGTTAATCAAAGCTTACGAGAAAGTTGTCCAAAGAATTGGTGATCCTTTGGATGAAAAAACTTTGTACGGGCCCTTGCACAATGCTGATGCTCTCCTCAAGTATAAAAAAACTATCGAAGAGGTGCAAACTAACGGAGGGAAAATCGAATTTGGTGGCCAA ATCATTGATCGGCCAGGATTTTACGTGGAGCCCACCATAGTATCAGGTCTTAAGCACGATTCACCAATCATTAAAACAGAGACTTTTGCCCCAATTGTCTACGTTCTACCGACGGATTCAGTGGAGGAAGCGATTGCATGGAACAACGAAGTGGACCAGGGGTTATCTTCATCCATCTTCACAGAGAACTTTAGCACAGTGTTCAag TGGATCGGACCAAAGGGCTCAGATTGTGGTATCGTCAACATCAATATCCCAACGAATGGTGCGGAAATTGGAGGAGCGTTCGGAGGCGAAAAACACACTGGTGGAGGCCGAGAGAGTGGCTCAGACTCATGGAAACAGTACATGCGACGAAGTACGGTTACCTGGAACTATGGCAAAGGTCTCACTCTTGCTCAGGGTATAAAATTTGAGTAA